The genomic segment TGTAAGCGAACGCATGTCGTTTTCCTGTTTTCCTCGCTACGCCTGCAGCGATCCTATCGATAAGGTGTTTTGTGACGGTGTCTCCGTATGCATCGGAGTAGGTGAGTGGGGCGGagagcggtggcgtgtgtggcTCCTAGGCTCACTCCCGCCCTCTGCTCCTCTGTGtctctccgccccccccccccactcctcgACGCCTTTGTTTTGTGGCCGTTTCGCTGCTCATTTTTGAAGCTTTCTCACTGGCGGCGTCGAAGAATGTTTCCGTGTGTTGTCATCTCGCCCAGGCTGCACCATCTGCCGCTCCTCAGTTGACCGGCGCTTCCCTCTTTGCATCCTTTCCATGGCCTTCATACGTCATGTATGCCCCTGTGCGGTGTACGTCAGTGGCGCGATCCGTCTCGAGCAGCGCTGTCTTGGGAGTTGCGAGGGAAGGAATGGGGACGAGGTTGGATTGCAGTTGTGCGTAGAACGCATGCGTCTTGACGATACACGTGCGCACAAGCAGAACAGCAAGAAGCAGTTgagcaccccccccctccttgtGTTGCCGGtgttcctcctcctttccccTGCTCCATGGTTGTGCTTTGTTCTTTCTATTTGCCTCTTTCGTCGTTGTCTTCGCCGGTTGCGTCGTCTTAGGGAATGAGTAGACGACACCACAGTGGCGTGGATCTGATCGGTATGGTGGTAATTTACGCTGTTTTCTGCTTCGTCTTGTCTTTGCCATGAAGGCGtttgctccccccccctccctccccctcctctctcttttttttttagcgTCAGatctttgttgttgctgccccccccccttctcccttccccttcccctatTTTTTGTTCTCTTGTTGTGACGACGTCTAGAAGCTGATGCGAGTGTGTGAGGGTGGCATTGATCGACAGTGGGGTAAGTGCGAACCTCAGCGTTGAggcgtgcaggtgcgcgtATATGTTGTTCAGGTCCTCAACGCTCTCTGTAGCCGCCCTCCAAAAGGCAgccgctgatgccggcgaGTTTACGTTATTAATCAAAAGCTCGATTCTCCTTgcctttctccctctctttgttgGTTGCCTGTGTGTTGGAGGAGTTCTCCATGTGTCTCTGTGCTCCGGCCAAGCATCCCCTCGCGGACGAGAAGCTGATGATGTTCTCATTCTCGTCATGCACGTGTTGTTAGACCTGCGATGGTGGACTGCGTGTGTAAAGCAAGGCACCGTGGCATGTTGTTTGCCTCACGGTTGCAGTGCCATCGATGTGGTGGCGCAACGTCAAGACATCGCAGCAAGCGACAAGCGCTGGTCGCAAACACACTCTCAGCCATGGGTGCTTGctcgggtgtgcgtgtgtgcgagaggGTCATCAACTTGTTGTTGTGTTGTTCACCTATTTTCTGTGAAGCGCGCACCGGTTGACTTCGTCTCGTTGACGATTCagcgtgtttttttttggggggggggaggggggcacacCGCACAAGCTGCCGGTACGAACGGAGTGAAGTACACACAAAAGTGAGCAAGACGCGGTGTCGCAGTGGTGTTGGTGCTTAAGGGGAGGCGGCATTCTTGTCATGGTATGAGCAGGTGTCTACGGCACGTGCAGAAAGCAGGCCGGAGCGGcagtatatatatatatatatattatcTGTGTGTCTGCTCGCGTTTCGTGGGTCTCGCTTTTTTGATGCACAAGCCGTTCACGTCTGCTTCGTGCCTGGGCGCTCTCCATCGACCTCGGCCTTTGtccgttctctctctgtttgttgttgtttgtggggtggagtgggggggaggaagcGTACGGGGCTTTGTCTGTGGGCTCGACAGTGACTACAGACGCTTGCACTAACGAACCATTTTGAATGCCGTTCATCTTGTACACCGACTCCTCCGTGACAATGATGGTGCAGCCAGCGAGTGTGAgaagagaaacgaaaacTAACACGGTCACTCAAGAGGGGTGCAGTGAGGCCACGTAAGTGATGTACCGCATGGTTTTGAGCGAGATCAAAACCACttccgctgcggcacctctGTTACGCTGACGCACTCCCTGGTGCACAAACGGAGCACTGCTGCGAAAATGTGCCTCCTCGCTGTTGTAGGGGCTCGTCTGTGGAGTCCGCGGTTTGTATTGTGTGTAGAGGGTATGTTTCTGGTCGAAACAGCACTCTTGatcatccccctccccctccgttcatccacccccttctccttcttctctcttcgcccTCTGCTACACCCCTGACCACATCCCTGCCGAGCTTCGCCATGGTCGAACTTGCATGTAGTTGCTCACCTCTCAACTCCCTTCATTGTTCCGTTTTTGTGGCGGACGCACAGGCAGTATCACTCACTGCTGTGATGTGGGAGTGCATCATCACGGCGAGTATATGACTTTTCGAGCGCGTGTGATCTTGCTCTCCTTTCCTCGTTAGGGGGGCAGCCGTTATCGAACACTGTCAAACGGAGAGCGCGGTGATCTACTCCGAGTATTGTGATTCTTCTCTACGTAACGgacatttttttttgtttggtgCATTGCCTTTTGTCCGCGGCTCAGCTACAggtcagctgcgccagccaCATGCGTCGCTGTGTGCCGTGGCGTCGCCTCGTGTGCGGGGGCACCAGTCttctgcgcggcggcgtcgacgcggGAGGTGCGCCGTTGTCCAGCTCGCCCAGCTTCAAAGAGACTGTTGAGGGGAAACtagagaaggaggcggaggcgctccGGCGGGTCGCTTGCTATCCTCATCGCTCCATGACCAGACCCGTCATGCCCGTACCGACGTCACAGATCCTCTCCCCGGTTTTCATGTCAAGTCTCATGGATCTGAACCAGTTGGCGACAGGCCTGCACTGCCTGTCGTTCAGTGCCCCCAAAGCGCACTGGGACGCGGCGGTGATTCTCATCAAGAGCAACCCAGACGAGACGGAGTACGAGGTGTGGGTGAACCCGTCAGTTCCCGGCTACGACGATCGCAACGCGGTGGCGCCCATGTACGGCATGTGGGAGAACTGCATCTCGTgcggcacggcgacggcgtgggTGGTACGCCCGCAGCGCATCACGTGCAGTGGGTACGATGAGCACGGCAACCACAAGGTGCAGGTGCTAGACGGCATGCGAGCACGCTGCCTCATGCACGAGCTGGACCACTTGATGGGCAAGACTATCTTTCATCAAGCGGTCGGGCCAGAGTTTGTTGTGAGctcggtggcgatggcgcagcgATACCTGTGGCCCGCCAACTTCCCGTCTGCCGAGGCGTACGTCACCACTCCTGGTCAGTTTTTCGATTATGTGCAGAACGAGACGGTGATTCCGCCGGGCATGGAGTGGTGGTACGCGCAGAACGTCAGGGAGGAGTTTAGCAACGAGCAAATCGGACAGTGAGGTCGTCATgaggtgatggtgatgaCGGCActgtgctgcgcagctgctcgcttGCAGTTTATTCGGGTGTGCTTTTTTGCAGgcttggtggtggcggtggtaaTAGCAGCGCGTGTCATGTTCGCCTAGCGCGTTTTCGCTCTgtgggaaggagggggggtcGTGATGGGTCTTCCGCTCCCGCACCACTGCACGCCGCATGCGCTTGCTTGTGcaccgtgtgtgtgtgtgtgtgtgtgtgtgttagaGGGTCACGGAGCACGACGCCGCCCAGGTGCGGTCGGGTTTATTGTTCACCATTttcgtgtctgtgtgtgtgtgtgtgtgcgcgatATGTTGTTGGTTTGATGTCTTCTCACATGTGCTCTTTGAATAGCAGTTCAAAAGGCGTCACACGAAGCCCTCATCAGCGTGGATGCGCCGTCCCGTAGGCGGACTCGGCGAATTTGTGGTcgtgcgctgctgtcttTATTTTTCCTTTCTGTGTGGCCGTTTATCTTTGCGTGCCAGTCTTTCAAGCGCCATATTGCGCTTGTCGCCCCACGACCACTCTCATGTCTGCTTCTCATGCCTCGTCGATCGTAGTGTCTCATTGTCTCCGcctatctctctctttctctttaCGGATGCTCCTGAGGGTCCGTTGCTCGTCATCCTGCTCACCTGTTGATTTGTTTGGCGGCGGAATTCAGCGCCGTGCATAGAATGCAATAGGCGCACTGTGGACGTATCTGTGGCGCAGTGGCCATCACCAAGACACCCGTTCACATAACAGTTCTTGTGTGACAGAAATGTCGTCTGCGTTTCTGGCCCAACTCCCGTTTGTCGGGTCATCATCCACTCTCGGTTGGCAGCACGACGATGTCGCGCGATCATATATGGAAC from the Leishmania major strain Friedlin complete genome, chromosome 32 genome contains:
- a CDS encoding putative polypeptide deformylase-like protein is translated as MRRCVPWRRLVCGGTSLLRGGVDAGGAPLSSSPSFKETVEGKLEKEAEALRRVACYPHRSMTRPVMPVPTSQILSPVFMSSLMDLNQLATGLHCLSFSAPKAHWDAAVILIKSNPDETEYEVWVNPSVPGYDDRNAVAPMYGMWENCISCGTATAWVVRPQRITCSGYDEHGNHKVQVLDGMRARCLMHELDHLMGKTIFHQAVGPEFVVSSVAMAQRYLWPANFPSAEAYVTTPGQFFDYVQNETVIPPGMEWWYAQNVREEFSNEQIGQ